In the Malaclemys terrapin pileata isolate rMalTer1 chromosome 12, rMalTer1.hap1, whole genome shotgun sequence genome, one interval contains:
- the LOC128846921 gene encoding olfactory receptor 14A16-like translates to MSNQTTLTEFLLLGFSDVRELQILHFVVFLVIYLAALMGNLLIITAVALDHHLHTPMYFFLVNLSILDLGSISVTIPKSMANSLMNTRVISYPGCVTQVFLFFLFTATDLALLTIMAYDRYVAICQPLHYERVMNRRACVQMAVSAWIAGSVYSALHTGNTFRLPFCQSNVINQFFCEIPQLLKLTCSDSYLTEVGAIALGVFLALNCFVFIIVSYVQIFKTVLRIPSEQGQHKAFSTCLPHLTVFSLLICTCIFAYLKPTSSSASGLDLVVGVLYSLVPPVMNPIIYSMRNKEMKAAWKKLIVWRLFTKS, encoded by the coding sequence atgtccaaccaaacCACCTTGaccgagttccttctcctgggattctctgatgttcgggagctgcagattttgcactttgtgGTGTTCCTGGTGATTTACCTGGCAGCCCTGATGGGGAATCTTCTCATCATCACAGCCGTAGCCCTCGACCACCatctccacacccccatgtacttcttcctggtgaATCTGTCCATCTTAGACCTCGGATCCATCTCAGTCACCatccccaaatccatggccaatTCCCTCATGAACACCAGGGTGATTTCTTATCCTGGATGTGTCACCCAAGtctttctctttttcctcttcACTGCAACTGATCTTGCCTTACTCACCATCATGGCATATGACCGATATGtcgccatctgccaaccactgcactatgagagagtgatgaacaggagagcttgtgtccaaatggcagtcAGTGCCTGGATTGCTGGTAGTGTCTACTCTGCCCTGCACACCGGGAACACCTTCAGGTTACCCTTCTGCCAGTCCAATGTCATCaaccagttcttctgtgaaatcccccagctacTCAAGCTCACCTGCTCTGATTCATACCTCACTGAAGTTGGGGCTATTGCCTTAGGTGTGTTTTTAGCGTtaaactgctttgtttttataattgtgtcttatgttcagatcttcaaaactgtgctgagaatcccctctgagcagggccagcataaagccttctccacctgccttcctcacctcactGTGTTCTCTTTGTTAATTTGCACTTGCATCTTTGCCTACCTGAAACCCACTTCCAGCTCGGCATCAGGTCTGGACCTTGTGGTGGGTGTTCTCTATTCCCTGGTGCCTCCAGTGATGAATCCTatcatctacagcatgaggaacaaggagatgAAAGCTGCATGGAAGAAACTGATTGTGTGGAGGTTATTCACCAAGAGTTAA